A region of Lichenibacterium dinghuense DNA encodes the following proteins:
- a CDS encoding CoA-binding protein has translation MEHGGQSDAAIAAILRDARSVALVGASADPSRPSHGVMAWWLRRGVRVVPVNPGLAGGTILGQPVVGRLTDVPGPIDLVDVFRRSDAAGAVTDEALALDPLPRVIWMQLGVRDDAAAARAEAAGLAVVMDRCPVIEAGRLGPAAAMAR, from the coding sequence ATGGAACACGGCGGACAGTCCGACGCGGCGATCGCCGCCATCCTGAGGGACGCGCGGAGCGTCGCCCTGGTCGGGGCCTCGGCCGACCCGTCGCGCCCGTCGCACGGGGTGATGGCGTGGTGGCTCCGGCGCGGGGTCCGCGTGGTCCCGGTCAACCCCGGCCTCGCGGGCGGCACCATCCTCGGCCAGCCCGTCGTGGGCCGGCTGACCGACGTGCCGGGCCCCATCGACCTCGTCGACGTGTTCCGCCGCTCGGACGCGGCCGGCGCGGTGACCGACGAGGCTCTGGCGCTCGATCCTCTGCCCCGCGTGATCTGGATGCAGCTCGGCGTGCGCGACGACGCGGCCGCGGCGCGGGCCGAGGCGGCCGGACTCGCGGTTGTGATGGACCGGTGCCCCGTGATCGAGGCCGGGCGCCTCGGACCGGCGGCGGCGATGGCGCGCTGA
- the rplM gene encoding 50S ribosomal protein L13: MFGKTHSTKTAEIEKQWVVIDATGLVVGRLASIIALRLRGKHKPTFTPHMDDGDNIVVVNADKVVFTGKKREQKVYYHHTGYPGGIKERTAKFILEGRFPERVVEKAVERMLPRGPLGRKQLGNLRVYKGAEHPHEAQSPVTLDVAAMNTKNSRSH, encoded by the coding sequence ATGTTTGGCAAGACTCATTCGACCAAGACGGCCGAGATCGAGAAGCAGTGGGTCGTGATCGACGCCACCGGCCTCGTCGTCGGCCGTCTCGCGTCCATCATCGCGCTGCGCCTGCGCGGCAAGCACAAGCCCACCTTCACGCCCCACATGGACGACGGCGACAACATCGTCGTGGTCAACGCCGACAAGGTGGTGTTCACCGGCAAGAAGCGCGAGCAGAAGGTGTACTACCACCACACCGGCTACCCGGGTGGCATCAAGGAGCGCACCGCCAAGTTCATCCTGGAAGGCCGCTTCCCCGAGCGCGTGGTCGAGAAGGCCGTCGAGCGCATGCTCCCCCGCGGTCCGCTGGGCCGCAAGCAGCTCGGCAACCTCCGCGTCTACAAGGGCGCCGAGCACCCGCACGAGGCCCAGTCGCCCGTGACGCTCGACGTCGCCGCCATGAACACCAAGAACAGCCGGAGCCACTGA
- the rpsI gene encoding 30S ribosomal protein S9, which translates to MAETLTSLQDLANINASAQPDAPVHVQKLDAQGRAYATGKRKDAVARVWIKPGSGKISINGRAFDVYFARPVLRMIVQQPLGIVGRTNQYDLTITVAGGGLSGQAGAVRHGLSKALTYFEPELRAPLKREGFLTRDSRVVERKKYGHKKARRSFQFSKR; encoded by the coding sequence ATGGCCGAGACCCTCACGTCCCTGCAGGACCTCGCCAACATCAACGCTTCGGCCCAGCCCGACGCGCCCGTCCACGTCCAGAAGCTCGACGCCCAGGGCCGCGCCTACGCGACCGGCAAGCGCAAGGACGCCGTGGCCCGCGTGTGGATCAAGCCCGGCTCGGGCAAGATCTCCATCAACGGCCGCGCCTTCGACGTGTACTTCGCCCGCCCGGTGCTGCGCATGATCGTGCAGCAGCCGCTCGGCATCGTCGGCCGCACCAACCAGTACGACCTCACCATCACGGTGGCGGGCGGCGGCCTGTCCGGCCAGGCCGGCGCGGTGCGCCACGGCCTGTCTAAGGCCCTCACCTACTTCGAGCCGGAGCTGCGCGCGCCCCTGAAGCGCGAAGGCTTCCTAACCCGCGACAGCCGCGTGGTCGAGCGCAAGAAGTACGGCCACAAGAAGGCCCGCCGGTCCTTCCAGTTCTCCAAGCGCTGA
- the argC gene encoding N-acetyl-gamma-glutamyl-phosphate reductase, producing MATVFIDGEAGTTGLSIRERLGAHAGVELRSIDPDRRKDAGAKAELMAQVDVVVLCLPDAASRETVRIADELGDDAPKVLDASTAYRVAPDWTYGFPELDAGQAGRIRTARRVSNPGCYATGAIALLHPLVSAGLIPDDTPLTINAVSGYSGGGKGMIADYEEGRAPKFQLYGLEMEHKHLPEIQRFSGLSMRPIFVPSVGNFRQGMAVSVPLHLDALPGKPKLAELEAALAAHYEGGEHVRVVPHDGRVDPLAHTDTNVMQIRVAGSEPRRQAVLVATLDNLGKGASGAAVQNLELMLGLA from the coding sequence ATGGCGACGGTCTTCATCGACGGCGAGGCGGGCACCACGGGCCTCAGCATCCGCGAGCGCCTCGGCGCGCACGCGGGCGTGGAGCTGCGCTCGATCGACCCGGACCGGCGCAAGGACGCGGGCGCCAAGGCGGAGCTGATGGCGCAGGTCGACGTCGTGGTGTTGTGCCTGCCCGACGCCGCGTCGCGCGAAACGGTGCGGATCGCCGACGAGCTCGGCGACGACGCCCCCAAGGTGCTCGACGCCTCGACGGCCTACCGCGTGGCGCCGGACTGGACCTACGGCTTTCCGGAGCTCGACGCGGGCCAGGCCGGCCGCATCCGCACGGCGCGGCGGGTGAGCAACCCCGGCTGCTACGCGACCGGCGCCATCGCGCTGCTGCACCCGCTGGTGAGCGCGGGCCTGATCCCCGACGACACCCCGCTGACCATCAACGCCGTGAGCGGCTACAGCGGCGGCGGCAAGGGCATGATCGCCGATTACGAGGAGGGCCGCGCCCCGAAGTTCCAGCTCTACGGGCTGGAGATGGAGCACAAGCACCTGCCCGAGATCCAGCGATTCTCCGGCCTGTCGATGCGGCCGATCTTCGTCCCCTCGGTCGGCAACTTCCGCCAAGGCATGGCGGTCAGCGTGCCGCTCCATCTCGACGCCCTGCCGGGCAAGCCCAAGCTCGCCGAGCTGGAAGCCGCGCTGGCGGCACATTACGAGGGCGGCGAGCACGTCCGCGTGGTGCCGCACGACGGCCGGGTCGATCCGCTCGCCCACACCGACACCAACGTCATGCAGATCCGCGTCGCGGGCAGCGAGCCGCGGCGGCAGGCCGTGCTGGTGGCGACGCTGGACAACCTCGGCAAGGGCGCGTCCGGCGCGGCGGTGCAGAACCTGGAGCTGATGCTCGGGCTGGCGTGA
- a CDS encoding CopG family transcriptional regulator, with protein MSNVIDEDLQQRVDAVADARGVPVATVLREALTTFLDREEARAALARDARAALAAYEAEGLHITGEEMSDWLRTWGTDAEGEAPECHG; from the coding sequence ATGTCGAACGTGATCGACGAGGATCTGCAGCAGCGGGTCGATGCCGTCGCGGATGCACGCGGCGTTCCGGTCGCGACGGTCCTGCGAGAAGCACTGACGACCTTCCTCGACCGCGAGGAGGCCCGCGCAGCCCTGGCGCGCGACGCACGCGCGGCGCTCGCCGCTTACGAGGCGGAAGGCCTGCATATCACGGGCGAGGAGATGTCGGACTGGCTGCGCACCTGGGGCACTGACGCCGAAGGAGAGGCGCCGGAGTGCCACGGCTGA
- a CDS encoding type II toxin-antitoxin system RelE/ParE family toxin, which produces MGRPFDAAPDLREVRISFGKDGYLALYRHDPEADVVLVLAVRHGREAGY; this is translated from the coding sequence ATGGGCCGCCCCTTCGATGCTGCTCCGGACCTCCGGGAGGTCCGGATCTCGTTCGGCAAGGACGGGTACTTGGCGCTTTATCGTCACGATCCTGAAGCGGACGTCGTGCTGGTCCTCGCCGTCCGTCATGGAAGGGAAGCAGGCTACTGA
- a CDS encoding fumarylacetoacetate hydrolase family protein: MRLVRYGEAGREKPGLLHEGRLRDIGHLVLDLAGEHLGPASLARIRAADPGTLPLVEGSPRIGPCVARPCNFIAVGLNYADHAAETGAAIPPEPILFNKAPNCIVGPNDDVMLPKSSERSDWEVELAIVIGSRTSYIGEREAMSHVAGFCICNDVSERSFQIERGGQWMKGKGCATFGPLGPWLVTPDEVGDVQALDMWLDVNGRRMQTGSTSTMIFNVVQLVSYISHFMVLEAGDVITTGTPPGVGLGMKPATFLKAGDVMSLGIAGLGEQRQTVVAWRKA, from the coding sequence ATGAGACTGGTGCGCTACGGCGAAGCCGGACGGGAGAAGCCGGGGCTGCTGCACGAGGGCAGGCTGCGCGACATCGGCCACCTCGTGCTCGACCTCGCGGGCGAGCACCTCGGCCCCGCCTCTCTGGCCCGGATCAGGGCCGCCGACCCCGGCACGCTGCCCCTCGTCGAGGGTTCGCCCCGCATCGGGCCCTGCGTGGCGCGGCCGTGCAACTTCATCGCGGTCGGCCTGAACTACGCCGACCACGCCGCCGAGACCGGCGCCGCGATCCCGCCCGAGCCGATCCTGTTCAACAAGGCGCCGAACTGCATCGTCGGGCCCAACGACGACGTGATGCTGCCGAAGTCCTCCGAGCGCAGCGACTGGGAGGTGGAGCTCGCCATCGTGATCGGCTCGCGCACCTCCTACATCGGGGAGCGCGAGGCCATGAGCCACGTCGCGGGGTTCTGCATCTGCAACGACGTGTCGGAGCGCTCCTTCCAGATCGAGCGTGGCGGCCAGTGGATGAAGGGCAAGGGCTGCGCCACCTTCGGGCCGCTCGGCCCTTGGCTGGTGACGCCGGACGAGGTCGGCGACGTGCAGGCCCTCGACATGTGGCTCGACGTCAACGGCAGGCGGATGCAGACCGGCTCGACCTCGACCATGATCTTCAACGTCGTGCAGCTCGTCAGCTACATCTCGCACTTCATGGTGCTGGAGGCGGGCGACGTCATCACCACGGGGACGCCGCCCGGCGTCGGCCTCGGCATGAAGCCCGCGACCTTCCTCAAGGCCGGCGACGTGATGAGCCTCGGCATCGCGGGCCTCGGCGAGCAGCGGCAGACCGTGGTGGCCTGGCGGAAGGCGTGA
- a CDS encoding cupin domain-containing protein encodes MSRDGVDAIVARAEARPRETFGDPARGDVSWVTLFSGEMTPTQAMSAGLAELKPQGGRLASHRHAEPEIYFVVEGSGVVTVSGVETRVAAGAAVFIPSDAEHGIRNDGDAVLRFFYVFPVDRFPDVVYRFS; translated from the coding sequence TTGAGCCGCGACGGCGTCGACGCCATCGTCGCCCGCGCGGAGGCCCGGCCGCGCGAAACCTTCGGCGACCCGGCGCGCGGCGACGTGTCCTGGGTCACGCTCTTCTCCGGCGAGATGACCCCCACCCAGGCCATGAGCGCGGGTTTGGCCGAGCTCAAGCCGCAGGGCGGGCGGCTCGCGTCACACCGCCACGCCGAGCCCGAGATCTATTTCGTGGTCGAGGGCAGCGGCGTCGTAACTGTGTCGGGCGTCGAAACCCGCGTCGCCGCGGGCGCGGCGGTGTTCATCCCGAGCGACGCCGAGCACGGCATCCGCAACGACGGCGACGCGGTGCTGCGCTTCTTCTACGTCTTTCCCGTCGACCGCTTCCCCGACGTCGTCTACCGGTTCTCGTGA
- a CDS encoding PHA/PHB synthase family protein gives MSLLVEESHKVAAAYIEPRARMEVQPKGGEEAKDMVQTLGQVAAQWFTDPAKMMIAQATLSSQMVDLWAGTMRRMAGAPAPEAEPARTADKRFAAPEWRELPGFDFLRQAYTITSGWAEGLVEEADLDEETRDKARFYLRQLTGALSPSNFLATNPELLKHTFEEGGENLVRGMRMLAEDIAAGKGDLKIRQSDNTAHQLGVNMAMTPGKVVFRNELMELIQYSPSTEEVYLRPLLIVPPWINKFYVLDLNPAKSFVKWAVDQGLTVFVISWVNPDERHADKDFESYMREGIFAALDAIERSTGNRDVTAIGYCVGGTLLAVTLAYMALKGDRRISSATFFTAQTDFRNAGDLKVFANEEQIAAVEAQMKEQGYLQGSKMANAFNMLRPNDLIWSYVVNNYLKGKAPMAFDLLTWNSDSTRMPAANHAFYLRNCYLGNKLTKGEMVLGGETLDLGRVTVPVYNLATKEDHIAPAKSVFVGAKFFGGPMRYVLAGSGHIAGVVNPPYKPKYQFWAGPAVGDSFDEWLAAAEETAGSWWPDWMKWIADQAPEKVPAREPGGGVLQPLCDAPGEYVRVKS, from the coding sequence ATGAGCCTGCTCGTCGAGGAGAGCCACAAGGTGGCGGCCGCCTATATCGAGCCCCGCGCCCGCATGGAGGTGCAGCCGAAGGGCGGCGAGGAAGCCAAGGACATGGTGCAGACGCTGGGTCAGGTCGCGGCCCAGTGGTTCACCGATCCCGCCAAGATGATGATCGCGCAGGCGACGCTGTCGAGCCAGATGGTCGACCTGTGGGCCGGCACGATGCGCCGCATGGCCGGCGCGCCCGCCCCCGAGGCCGAGCCGGCCCGGACGGCCGACAAGCGCTTCGCCGCGCCCGAATGGCGCGAGCTGCCGGGCTTCGACTTCCTCCGGCAGGCCTACACGATCACCAGCGGCTGGGCCGAGGGGCTCGTCGAGGAGGCCGACCTCGACGAGGAGACCCGCGACAAGGCGCGCTTCTACCTGCGCCAGCTCACGGGCGCGCTGTCGCCCTCGAACTTCCTCGCCACGAACCCCGAGCTGCTGAAGCACACGTTCGAGGAGGGCGGCGAGAATCTCGTGCGCGGCATGCGGATGCTCGCCGAGGACATCGCGGCCGGCAAGGGCGACCTCAAGATCCGCCAGAGCGACAACACCGCCCACCAGCTCGGCGTCAACATGGCGATGACGCCCGGCAAGGTCGTGTTCCGCAACGAGCTGATGGAGCTGATCCAGTACAGCCCCTCGACCGAGGAGGTGTACCTCCGGCCGCTGCTGATCGTGCCGCCGTGGATCAACAAGTTCTACGTGCTCGACCTCAATCCGGCGAAGAGCTTCGTCAAATGGGCGGTCGACCAGGGGCTCACGGTGTTCGTGATCTCGTGGGTCAACCCAGACGAGCGCCACGCCGACAAGGACTTCGAGAGCTACATGCGCGAGGGCATCTTCGCGGCCCTCGACGCCATCGAGCGGTCGACCGGGAACCGCGACGTCACGGCCATCGGCTATTGCGTGGGCGGCACGCTCCTGGCCGTCACCCTGGCCTACATGGCGCTGAAGGGCGACCGGCGGATCTCCTCCGCCACCTTCTTCACGGCGCAGACCGACTTCCGCAACGCCGGCGACCTCAAGGTCTTCGCCAACGAGGAGCAGATCGCCGCCGTCGAAGCGCAGATGAAGGAGCAGGGCTACCTGCAGGGCTCGAAGATGGCCAACGCCTTCAACATGCTGCGGCCGAACGACCTCATCTGGTCCTACGTGGTCAACAACTACCTGAAGGGCAAGGCGCCGATGGCCTTCGACCTGCTGACGTGGAACTCCGACTCCACGCGCATGCCGGCCGCCAACCACGCCTTCTACCTGCGCAACTGCTACCTCGGGAACAAGCTCACCAAGGGCGAGATGGTGCTGGGCGGCGAGACGCTGGACCTCGGCCGCGTCACCGTCCCGGTCTACAACCTCGCCACGAAGGAGGACCACATCGCCCCGGCGAAGTCGGTCTTCGTGGGCGCGAAGTTCTTCGGCGGGCCGATGCGCTACGTGCTGGCGGGCTCGGGCCACATCGCGGGCGTGGTCAACCCGCCCTACAAGCCGAAGTACCAGTTCTGGGCCGGCCCGGCGGTCGGCGACAGCTTCGACGAGTGGCTCGCCGCTGCCGAGGAGACGGCCGGGAGCTGGTGGCCGGACTGGATGAAATGGATCGCCGACCAGGCGCCCGAAAAGGTGCCGGCGCGCGAGCCCGGCGGCGGCGTGCTCCAGCCGCTCTGCGACGCGCCCGGCGAATACGTTCGGGTGAAGAGTTGA